A genomic region of Patescibacteria group bacterium contains the following coding sequences:
- a CDS encoding NUDIX hydrolase produces the protein MTKIIIVSGPVIVENGQVLLNKHGDTTFWKFCGGQVEDFDLDLEEAAAREVKEEMGIGIKVIDHEPFITHAVKETPAGKLDVILVHYLAERIGEIKPGADIQKWEWIPLEDLKEEELGPNVIPALRHFGFWE, from the coding sequence ATGACTAAAATTATCATTGTTTCCGGTCCGGTGATCGTGGAAAACGGCCAAGTGCTTTTGAATAAGCACGGCGACACAACTTTTTGGAAATTCTGCGGCGGACAAGTCGAGGATTTTGATCTTGACCTGGAGGAAGCCGCGGCTAGAGAAGTAAAAGAGGAAATGGGGATCGGCATAAAAGTGATCGACCATGAACCTTTTATCACTCACGCGGTCAAGGAAACTCCGGCCGGAAAACTTGATGTGATCTTGGTCCATTATTTGGCCGAGCGGATCGGAGAAATAAAACCCGGCGCGGATATCCAAAAATGGGAATGGATTCCGCTCGAAGATCTAAAAGAAGAAGAGCTCGGGCCGAACGTTATTCCGGCTTTGCGGCATTTTGGATTTTGGGAATAA
- a CDS encoding DNA recombination protein RmuC, translating into MQNFLAIILLVGLAVIIYLLLSKKSGGNDEKIAAMMERLANLGAQNEEMRKALDAKLSEAYKTTQDQFGKTAGLMQGVTGQANKMMMEMHVQSQKVISEVSEKLAKLDETNKQVVNFSGQLQNLQDILKNPKQRGILGEFFLEETLKNVLPPNAYEMQYKLGKDKEGKADLIVDAVVFVKDKIIPIDSKFSLENYQKILDTSDAAERENLEKVFRQDLKNRIDETSKYIKQEKGTMDFAFMFIPSEAIYYDLLINKVGAVKINTRDLIEYAFRDKKVIIVSPTSFLAYLQTVLQGLKAMKIEETAKEIQENVEKLGRHLVAYDDYFKKLGNSLSTTVNHYNSAYKEFKKVDKDVIRITGGESDIEPLELERPKINEE; encoded by the coding sequence ATGCAGAATTTTTTGGCAATCATCTTGCTTGTCGGTTTGGCCGTAATTATTTATTTATTGTTAAGTAAAAAAAGCGGCGGGAACGACGAAAAGATCGCCGCGATGATGGAGCGGCTGGCGAATCTGGGCGCGCAGAATGAAGAGATGCGCAAAGCGCTCGATGCCAAACTTTCCGAAGCCTATAAGACCACGCAGGACCAGTTCGGCAAGACCGCCGGTTTGATGCAGGGCGTGACCGGGCAGGCGAATAAGATGATGATGGAGATGCACGTCCAATCGCAGAAAGTTATTTCGGAAGTGTCAGAAAAATTGGCCAAGCTGGACGAGACCAATAAGCAAGTGGTCAACTTTTCCGGCCAGCTGCAGAATTTGCAGGACATTTTGAAAAATCCCAAACAGCGTGGCATCTTAGGTGAATTCTTTTTGGAAGAAACTTTGAAAAATGTTCTGCCGCCTAACGCTTATGAGATGCAATACAAATTGGGCAAAGATAAAGAGGGGAAAGCCGATCTGATCGTCGATGCGGTCGTCTTTGTCAAAGATAAGATAATTCCGATCGATTCCAAATTTTCTCTGGAAAATTATCAGAAGATCCTGGATACTTCTGACGCGGCTGAGCGGGAAAATTTGGAAAAAGTTTTCCGGCAGGATCTGAAAAATCGCATTGATGAAACTTCCAAATATATCAAGCAGGAAAAGGGGACGATGGATTTTGCCTTTATGTTCATCCCGAGCGAGGCGATTTATTATGATTTGCTGATCAATAAAGTCGGCGCGGTGAAAATAAACACGCGCGACCTGATCGAATATGCTTTCCGCGACAAGAAAGTCATTATCGTTTCGCCGACATCGTTCCTGGCTTATCTGCAAACCGTCTTGCAGGGCTTGAAGGCGATGAAGATCGAAGAGACGGCCAAGGAAATTCAGGAGAACGTCGAAAAACTCGGCCGGCATCTTGTCGCCTATGATGATTATTTCAAGAAGCTCGGCAATTCCTTGTCCACGACCGTCAATCATTACAATTCCGCCTATAAAGAATTTAAAAAAGTCGATAAAGACGTTATCCGCATCACCGGAGGCGAGTCGGATATTGAGCCGTTGGAGCTTGAGAGGCCAAAAATTAACGAGGAATGA
- a CDS encoding O-antigen ligase family protein yields the protein MIEYGLYALVFLLPWQTKLILRQGNLGGGDWEYGTIALYGTDILLIGLLILFLISYWQKKSSGDNKGAVVEPAITHPVAAAAPPLPGRGIIIILSGLDLFLFLSIFFAPDTILAAYRYVLFLLGLGLFWLIIKAEYSRTKLAIAFFSSLIIQGGLAIGQFLLQNTFAFKWLGLAIHYSSDLGVSVIETLDARGIPERWLRAYGSLDHPNILGGLLAIGLTILVCIYLQSYFEKNKITNYPGRAPWPRAGKLKIINFFTFYFLLFTLFAALIFTFSRSAALALAVGLILSVIFYLFKKDRPALKRLGLIAVMAAVLFGIIFFNYQDLFITRAQDTSRLELKSISERKTYQDDSLGLIKKNWLFGSGIGNYTKALAEKDPQRSWDKLNPVHNVFLLVWSESGIFGLLFFTALLVYLFVGSFRKKIILNLSILSILVIIMMFDHYLWSLHFGILLFWLSIGFVYKSLNKYYG from the coding sequence ATGATTGAATATGGATTGTATGCCTTGGTTTTCCTCTTGCCTTGGCAGACGAAGCTGATCTTACGGCAAGGAAATCTGGGCGGCGGCGATTGGGAATACGGGACGATCGCTTTGTATGGGACGGATATTTTATTGATCGGTTTATTGATTTTATTTCTTATTTCATATTGGCAGAAAAAAAGTTCAGGCGATAATAAGGGGGCTGTTGTGGAACCCGCGATAACCCACCCCGTCGCCGCGGCGGCGCCACCCCTCCCGGGGAGGGGAATTATTATTATTTTGTCCGGACTGGATTTGTTCCTTTTTCTTTCGATATTTTTTGCGCCGGATACTATTTTGGCGGCTTATCGCTATGTTTTGTTTTTGCTGGGATTGGGTTTGTTTTGGCTGATCATCAAAGCCGAATACAGCCGAACCAAATTAGCCATCGCTTTTTTTTCGAGCCTGATAATCCAGGGGGGGCTGGCAATCGGGCAGTTTTTGCTGCAGAATACTTTTGCTTTTAAATGGCTCGGGCTGGCTATCCATTATTCCAGCGATCTAGGAGTTTCGGTGATTGAAACCCTCGACGCGCGCGGCATTCCCGAGCGCTGGCTCCGCGCTTACGGCTCGCTGGATCACCCGAATATTCTCGGCGGGCTTTTGGCGATAGGACTGACAATTTTGGTCTGCATTTATTTACAAAGTTACTTTGAAAAAAACAAAATTACAAATTACCCTGGCCGCGCACCGTGGCCACGGGCAGGCAAATTAAAAATTATAAATTTTTTTACTTTTTACTTTTTACTTTTTACTTTATTTGCCGCTTTGATTTTCACTTTTTCCCGTTCGGCGGCGCTGGCTTTGGCGGTTGGCCTGATTTTATCGGTCATTTTTTATCTGTTTAAAAAGGATCGGCCGGCGTTAAAGCGGTTGGGATTAATAGCGGTTATGGCGGCTGTTTTGTTTGGCATCATTTTTTTCAATTATCAGGATTTATTCATCACCCGCGCTCAAGACACGTCTCGGCTGGAACTTAAATCAATTTCCGAAAGAAAAACGTATCAGGACGATTCGCTCGGTTTGATCAAAAAAAATTGGCTCTTCGGCTCAGGGATCGGCAATTATACCAAGGCGCTCGCGGAAAAAGATCCGCAGCGCAGCTGGGACAAGCTTAATCCGGTCCATAATGTTTTTCTGCTGGTCTGGTCGGAGAGCGGAATTTTCGGCCTGTTATTTTTTACGGCATTGCTGGTTTATTTATTCGTCGGCTCGTTCCGAAAAAAAATTATTCTAAACTTGTCGATACTCTCGATTTTAGTTATAATAATGATGTTCGATCATTATCTTTGGAGCCTGCATTTCGGAATTTTATTATTTTGGCTCTCGATCGGCTTTGTTTATAAAAGTTTAAATAAATATTATGGCTAA
- a CDS encoding pitrilysin family protein, producing the protein MAKVKIDRLDLKKRKADLERGQLEQQVHIRLDSKGSRQTEAEEAETWQELRQTEGELGPGEIPPSHSFLNKVEEKFSKIKKNVASLKMSKKREEPPEQAVVIRSSQPEQFADEPKDDNAVNLRQVRIRSGAKGRKRSGAKTASKSFEEKIAERTALRIKAGDGVEIVRPQTFEAAAAGAYNRSLLDNGLKLITAPIQGTKTVTAMVMFGTGAKYESLSMSGLSHFLEHLFFKGTKKRPNAQKLSSDLDALGCEYNAFTAKEYTGYWIKVDSSKIALAMDILSDMLLNSEFSSTEINKERGVIIEEINMYHENPMMYIEDVFEACLYGDTPAGREIAGTKANIQAFKRQNFMNYFTSQYGANSAVLCLAGNIDERTERLAARYFGKMPRSPFKDKIRTADAQRVPAVRMHYKEGNQAIISLGVRAYDTYHEDKIILKVLAVLLGGSMSSRMFSELREKRGLAYFVHTTAETYTDTGYLTTQAGIPVGKQDQAVKVILSEYKKLRTKLVGKEELKRAKDLIRGRTVIGFEASDNVANWYAQREVLKEALLTPEEYFTKIDKIKAEDIRRVAKDIFKNEKLNLAVIGPFQDEAEFEKIVKF; encoded by the coding sequence ATGGCTAAAGTTAAAATCGACAGATTGGATTTGAAAAAAAGAAAAGCCGATCTGGAGCGCGGACAGTTAGAGCAGCAAGTTCATATCCGGCTCGATAGTAAGGGTTCCCGGCAAACAGAAGCTGAAGAAGCCGAGACTTGGCAAGAATTGCGGCAAACCGAAGGAGAGCTGGGCCCCGGTGAAATTCCGCCTTCGCATTCTTTTTTGAATAAGGTTGAGGAGAAATTTTCTAAGATAAAAAAGAATGTGGCCAGTTTAAAAATGAGCAAAAAAAGAGAAGAGCCGCCGGAGCAGGCGGTGGTGATCAGAAGTTCCCAACCGGAGCAATTCGCCGACGAGCCAAAAGACGACAACGCGGTTAATTTGCGGCAAGTGCGGATCAGAAGCGGAGCGAAGGGCAGGAAGAGATCGGGGGCCAAAACCGCGAGCAAATCGTTTGAAGAAAAGATCGCCGAGCGTACCGCGCTAAGGATCAAAGCCGGGGATGGCGTGGAGATCGTCAGACCGCAGACTTTCGAAGCTGCCGCGGCCGGCGCGTATAACCGCAGCCTTTTGGATAACGGTTTGAAATTGATCACGGCGCCGATCCAGGGCACCAAGACCGTCACGGCGATGGTGATGTTCGGTACGGGCGCGAAGTACGAAAGCTTGTCGATGAGCGGGCTTTCGCATTTTCTCGAGCATCTGTTTTTTAAGGGCACGAAAAAAAGGCCCAATGCCCAAAAACTTTCCAGCGATTTGGATGCCTTGGGGTGCGAATACAACGCTTTTACCGCCAAAGAGTATACCGGATATTGGATCAAAGTCGACAGTTCCAAGATCGCCCTGGCCATGGATATTTTGTCCGATATGCTTTTAAATTCGGAATTTTCCAGCACCGAGATCAATAAAGAAAGAGGCGTGATCATCGAGGAGATCAATATGTACCATGAAAATCCGATGATGTACATTGAAGATGTTTTTGAAGCCTGTCTTTACGGCGATACGCCGGCCGGAAGAGAGATCGCCGGCACCAAGGCCAATATTCAGGCTTTTAAGCGCCAGAATTTCATGAATTATTTCACTTCACAATACGGCGCCAATTCGGCCGTACTGTGTCTGGCGGGAAATATCGATGAAAGAACGGAACGGCTGGCCGCCAGATATTTCGGCAAGATGCCCCGCTCGCCTTTTAAAGACAAGATCCGCACGGCTGACGCGCAAAGAGTACCGGCGGTCAGAATGCATTATAAGGAAGGCAACCAAGCGATCATTTCTTTGGGGGTGCGCGCTTATGACACTTATCATGAAGATAAAATAATTTTGAAAGTGCTGGCGGTTTTATTGGGCGGATCAATGAGCTCCCGGATGTTCAGCGAGTTGCGGGAAAAAAGAGGTTTGGCTTATTTTGTTCACACTACCGCCGAAACTTATACTGATACCGGTTATCTGACGACGCAGGCGGGAATTCCGGTCGGCAAACAAGATCAGGCGGTCAAGGTTATTTTGAGCGAATATAAAAAATTGCGCACTAAATTGGTCGGCAAGGAAGAATTGAAGCGCGCCAAGGATCTGATCAGAGGCCGCACCGTAATCGGTTTTGAGGCCTCGGACAATGTGGCCAACTGGTACGCGCAGCGGGAAGTACTGAAGGAAGCTTTGCTGACGCCGGAAGAATATTTCACTAAAATCGACAAGATCAAGGCTGAAGACATCCGCCGCGTCGCCAAAGACATCTTTAAGAATGAAAAATTGAATCTGGCCGTGATCGGGCCGTTCCAGGATGAAGCGGAATTTGAAAAAATAGTTAAATTTTGA
- the rpsT gene encoding 30S ribosomal protein S20 codes for MPNIKSAAKEYRKNIKRRAFNNNIEVHIQDLIKKSHKAIEAKNAKAAELVKQAMKALDKAAQKGVIKKNTAARRKSRLNLRLNKMKKAK; via the coding sequence ATGCCGAATATTAAATCTGCCGCGAAAGAGTATCGCAAGAACATCAAGCGCCGCGCCTTCAATAATAATATTGAAGTCCATATCCAGGACTTGATCAAGAAATCGCATAAGGCGATCGAGGCTAAGAATGCCAAGGCCGCCGAATTGGTCAAACAAGCCATGAAAGCTTTGGACAAGGCCGCCCAGAAAGGCGTGATCAAGAAAAACACCGCCGCCCGCCGCAAGTCCCGCCTCAATCTGCGTCTGAACAAGATGAAAAAAGCCAAATAG
- a CDS encoding ComEC/Rec2 family competence protein, whose amino-acid sequence MQRRTKVLIIFGAALALISFCLFLFFYHPQKLLEVDFLNVGQGDAELIKTPYGQTILIDGGPDNKVMSELGRNLPWLDRKIDLVINTHPHDDHVSGLIDILKKYQVERILMTAALTHPASLGSAPLPRGEYAPPFEEFLKVRAEKKTPIIIVAGPEKITLGPDLILEIIYPDKNDLGADLNEDSIVARLIYKNKTFLFVGDAGNKTEAELLAEKIDLKAGVLKVGHHGSETSSSLDFLRAVSPQIAVIECGPDNQFGFPKPDTLWRLAKIGAQTFRTDLNGTIKIKSDGNKIEVKSQK is encoded by the coding sequence ATGCAAAGGAGGACAAAGGTTTTAATTATTTTTGGCGCGGCATTGGCTTTAATAAGTTTTTGCCTTTTTTTATTTTTTTATCATCCGCAAAAATTACTGGAAGTGGATTTTCTGAATGTCGGGCAAGGCGACGCGGAATTGATCAAAACGCCGTACGGCCAGACGATTTTGATCGACGGCGGGCCGGATAATAAAGTGATGAGTGAGCTGGGGAGAAATCTGCCTTGGCTGGATCGAAAAATCGATCTAGTCATCAATACTCATCCGCACGATGACCATGTTTCCGGTCTGATTGATATTTTAAAAAAATATCAGGTGGAAAGAATCTTGATGACGGCCGCACTTACCCACCCCGCCTCGCTGGGCTCGGCACCCCTCCCAAGAGGGGAATATGCGCCGCCGTTTGAAGAATTTTTAAAAGTTCGCGCCGAAAAAAAGACGCCGATAATTATCGTTGCCGGACCGGAAAAGATAACTTTAGGGCCTGATCTGATTTTGGAAATTATTTATCCGGACAAAAATGATTTGGGCGCGGACCTGAATGAAGACTCGATCGTCGCCAGATTGATCTATAAAAACAAAACTTTTTTGTTCGTCGGTGATGCCGGCAATAAGACCGAAGCCGAATTGCTTGCCGAAAAAATTGATTTAAAAGCTGGCGTTTTAAAAGTCGGCCATCATGGCTCGGAAACTTCCTCGTCGCTCGATTTTCTCCGCGCCGTCTCGCCGCAAATCGCCGTGATCGAATGCGGCCCGGATAATCAGTTCGGCTTTCCCAAACCGGACACGCTCTGGCGCCTCGCTAAGATCGGCGCACAAACATTCCGCACCGATTTAAACGGCACAATTAAAATCAAAAGCGATGGAAATAAAATTGAAGTAAAAAGTCAAAAGTAA
- a CDS encoding phosphoribosyltransferase family protein, with protein sequence MSYYFLDGSVKDELDFDLREMFPENCGVFFGFDIDDAAFNCIRSLRALEPRGEKGAGAISLHHNQFYSRRRVGKVSLEFLGYDKKRCRQEFPGRIVLGHNRYATMGGANKTSNVQPFLLEIKCGECAMAHNGTLYEAQAMREKLLKRGAVFSTNSDTEIFYHLMAQSGENDVEKAIRYALKRVPAAYSLIAVFKEKSFVIKDYRATRPLALAKLGKGYIACSETFAIDQIPGAEYWREVNPGEMLVFEKDQVPRSVQYAKPDPHSCVFEPIYFMRPRSRINGCYVEDYRYAVGLAMADDIRDEVKERGFDCVIPILDSGEYFAKGLAYGLNLEYLEALARTKNFSDNVQDRSFTALNNKESDRIIRGKHNLRRDQVKGRSPIMADDSIVRGNTLRRIARWVREAKAKLIGAAVSFPAITNPCHGGMAFPTNQELMAHARTISQIRQRLALDSLFYLSVPTLNRVTAEKLNIGICDDCYRCKNRCQK encoded by the coding sequence ATGTCATATTATTTCCTTGACGGCTCGGTAAAAGACGAACTTGATTTCGATCTGCGGGAAATGTTTCCCGAAAATTGCGGTGTTTTTTTCGGCTTTGACATCGACGACGCCGCCTTTAATTGCATTCGGTCACTGCGGGCATTGGAGCCCCGCGGCGAAAAAGGCGCCGGAGCCATTTCTTTGCATCACAATCAGTTTTATTCCCGCCGGCGAGTCGGCAAGGTCAGTCTGGAATTCCTCGGTTACGACAAAAAGCGCTGCCGCCAGGAGTTTCCCGGCCGGATCGTCTTGGGCCACAACCGGTATGCCACGATGGGGGGAGCCAATAAGACCAGTAACGTTCAGCCGTTTTTATTGGAAATAAAATGCGGCGAATGCGCGATGGCTCACAACGGGACATTGTATGAAGCTCAAGCGATGCGGGAAAAGTTACTTAAGCGCGGCGCGGTTTTTTCCACTAATTCGGACACCGAGATTTTCTATCATTTAATGGCACAATCCGGAGAAAATGACGTGGAAAAAGCTATCCGCTATGCGCTGAAGCGGGTTCCTGCCGCCTATTCTTTGATTGCAGTTTTTAAGGAGAAGAGTTTTGTGATCAAGGATTATCGCGCGACTCGCCCGCTGGCTCTGGCTAAACTGGGAAAAGGCTACATCGCTTGTTCGGAAACTTTCGCGATTGATCAGATTCCCGGCGCGGAATATTGGCGCGAGGTCAACCCCGGAGAAATGTTGGTTTTCGAAAAAGACCAAGTTCCGCGCAGCGTCCAATATGCCAAGCCCGATCCGCATTCTTGCGTTTTTGAACCGATCTATTTCATGCGGCCGCGCAGCCGGATCAACGGCTGCTATGTCGAGGATTATCGTTATGCTGTCGGCTTGGCCATGGCTGATGATATTCGCGACGAAGTAAAAGAGCGGGGATTCGATTGTGTCATTCCTATCCTTGATTCGGGAGAATATTTCGCCAAAGGGCTTGCCTACGGTTTGAATCTCGAATATTTGGAAGCCTTGGCGCGAACCAAAAATTTCTCCGATAATGTGCAAGACCGTTCATTCACGGCGCTTAACAATAAAGAAAGCGACCGAATTATCCGGGGCAAGCATAATTTGCGCCGCGATCAGGTGAAGGGGCGCAGTCCGATTATGGCCGATGACAGCATTGTCCGCGGCAATACTTTGCGGCGGATTGCCCGGTGGGTCAGGGAGGCGAAAGCTAAGTTGATTGGAGCAGCCGTCAGTTTTCCGGCAATAACAAATCCTTGCCACGGCGGAATGGCCTTTCCCACCAATCAGGAATTAATGGCTCATGCCCGGACCATTTCTCAAATCAGGCAAAGACTTGCTTTGGATTCGTTGTTTTACCTTAGCGTACCGACCTTAAACCGGGTGACAGCGGAAAAGCTGAATATCGGCATCTGCGATGACTGCTATCGTTGCAAAAATCGCTGCCAAAAATGA
- a CDS encoding nucleoside-diphosphate kinase has product MAIVKRERTLVIIKPDGVQRSLIGEIIRRYERVGLKLVALKMVIPTEEHAVKHYHEVGGDEWLESVGAKARAAYEKKGLVSPYKTNRDNGWAVLKSNAKYLSAGPVICMVWEGNQACAIVRKLTGETEPLSSDIGTIRGDFTIDSYQAADTDQRSVRNLIHASGNPEESAKEIKIWFDDGELLEYNHIQERMIYDVNLDGIKE; this is encoded by the coding sequence ATGGCTATCGTCAAAAGAGAAAGAACTTTAGTGATCATCAAGCCGGACGGCGTGCAGCGCTCGCTGATCGGCGAGATCATTCGCCGCTACGAGCGGGTCGGTTTGAAATTGGTCGCTTTAAAAATGGTCATTCCTACCGAAGAGCACGCAGTCAAGCATTATCATGAAGTCGGGGGCGATGAATGGCTGGAATCGGTCGGCGCCAAAGCCCGGGCAGCTTATGAAAAAAAAGGTTTAGTGTCTCCTTATAAAACCAACCGGGATAACGGCTGGGCGGTTTTGAAATCCAATGCCAAATATTTGTCGGCCGGCCCGGTGATCTGCATGGTTTGGGAAGGGAACCAGGCTTGCGCCATTGTCCGCAAATTGACCGGCGAGACCGAGCCGCTTTCGTCGGATATCGGTACGATCCGCGGCGACTTTACCATTGATTCTTATCAGGCGGCCGATACTGACCAGCGGAGCGTCCGCAATCTGATCCACGCTTCGGGCAACCCGGAAGAATCCGCCAAGGAAATAAAGATTTGGTTTGATGACGGGGAGTTGCTGGAATATAATCATATCCAGGAAAGAATGATCTATGACGTTAATCTGGACGGAATCAAAGAGTAG